The DNA sequence AAAATATCGTCCACCAGTTCCGGCATGATCTCTTCGATAAGCCCGTTCTGTACGGTCTGCAGATTCTGGCCGGCAGGGAAATCCCTGTACCTGGTAAAGCTGGACTCAAAACTCTGTTTAGGGTCAAGCGCGTTCGTATATTTTACGGAAATGGAAACATTAAGCCGGTTCAATTCGGCAGTTTCCCCGCCGGTAAGGGCCACAGGCTGCACTGTAAATCCCGTAACCGTCCCTTCAAAGACAGCATCTCCGCCTCCGTTGCTAAGACTGAGGGCAGTCTGGTTAATGATCTTTTGTTTCAGGGCTTCCGTCAGCTGGGAACTCAGGGACGGAGGTGCAAGAGGCGCCCGGCTTTGAAAAAGCAGTACCGAACACGTCTTCATATCCGGAGAAATGGAAGCTCCGCTGAAGGAATAACAGCCGTACATAAAGAACAGCGGCAGCAGTAGCAAACAAGTATTTTTTATAAATTTCATTTTTTGCGTATCGGAAGTTTACTTATGTCGTTAATTTCAGGTATCAGTGCCACTGGCCAACCAGCGTTTAAGCGGGATGGCCAGTAGCGGTTTGCGTTGCCCGCAGCGAGCGATGTTGATTCTTGCGGCCGTGCCGCAAGAATCGCCTGAGCGAGTCCGGGCAACGCAAATCCCACGGAGCGCGCCGGGTTTCGGCGCCTTGATACTCGCGTCATAATACCTTTTATAAGTTCAGTTCTTTAATTTTCCTGTACAATGTACGCTCCGAAATTCCCAGTTCGAATGCGGCGCTTTTACGCTTGCCGCCATGCTTTCGCAATGCTTTCCGGATCAGGTCAGCTTCCTGGTCTTCCAGCGAAAGCGATTCTTCCACTTCCTCCGCATCGTTGAAGGACTCATCACTTTCGAGTACCTTCGGATTATTCAGGTAAGGAGCGTGAAAATCAAAATCCTTTTCTTCTTCCTTGATATCCGGGTCATGATAAAGCCTGCTGACCAGGCTGGGGTCTGAAGCCGTTGCCTGCCGCAGATCGTTCGGATGCTGGATAATGTTGAATACCAGCTTCTTCAAATCCACGAGATCCTTTTTCATATCGAAAAGCACCTTGTAAAGCAAGTCCCGTTCAGAAAACTCGCGTTCCGCCTCCGGCCGCTCCAGCCTCATTGGTAAATTTTGCTGCTCCCTCGGAAGGTAGCGTGCCAGAGTTTCCGGCCCGATTTCCCGTTCC is a window from the Anseongella ginsenosidimutans genome containing:
- the lptE gene encoding LPS assembly lipoprotein LptE, with protein sequence MKFIKNTCLLLLPLFFMYGCYSFSGASISPDMKTCSVLLFQSRAPLAPPSLSSQLTEALKQKIINQTALSLSNGGGDAVFEGTVTGFTVQPVALTGGETAELNRLNVSISVKYTNALDPKQSFESSFTRYRDFPAGQNLQTVQNGLIEEIMPELVDDIFNRAFVNW